Below is a window of Lebetimonas sp. JH292 DNA.
CTATAGGACCTGCTAAATAATAAGTTTCGACATCATCTTTTGTAAACATTCCAAGATTTTTTGCCCGTGTGGTCATAAGCGGATTTTTCATAAAAATATCTTCGATATCAGGTTTAACATTTTCCCATTTTTTAATTGCTTTTTCTATTTCCCCAAACCATGTTTTATAATCACTTAAAGGAAACCTCACTCCCCCCGGTTCAACGCTTGCGGTTGCGATTCTTGCCCCGCTGTAATCTTCCAATACATCAAGGAAAAATTCCCTGATATCAAGCGTCCACATTAAAAATGTCTGAAGGCCCATTGTTCCGAAAAATCCACCGACAGAAAGTAAATGAGATGCAATTCTTCCTGTTTCACCTAAAATCACCCTCATAAATTTGGCAAAAGGGGTTATTTCTTTTCCAGCAATCTCTTCTACCGCCTGGGAATAACAAATCATAGGATTGGGATTGTCCATAAAGCAGATTCTCTCAACCGCTGTAATAGCCCCTATAAAATCTTTTCTCTCAACTAAATTTTCAAGTGCTCTCCATACATATCCTATGTCTGGGTCTATTTTTTCAATAATTTCCCCGTTTGTGGTAACTTTTAACCTAATCGGCCCGCTTGCAGGATGCGTAGGCCCCCAGTTTAATATTGTATGAGCGCTCTCATGCCCTATTTTTTGCTCATTTTCATCGAAATCATCAAAAAAATCTTTTGTAATAATATTAATATTTTCTATTAAATTTTTTTCATGGGAAACCCAGTCAAAATCTTTTCTGAAAGGAAATTTTCCGTAAAAATCCTGGGAAATTAAAAAATACCTGAGATTCGGATGATTTTTAAATTTTACTCCGAAAGTCGAATAAGCCTCAAGTTCATGCCAATCGGCACTCGGAAAAAGAGGGGTAATTGAATCAATTTCACATTTTTCAAGCTCTCTTGGTAAATCAACTTTAAGCCATACATTTCTTTTATTTTTTAAATCTTCCAAAAAATAATTCATCTCAATTTTATCTTCATCTATAAAATCGGTAGGTGAAACGGTTGAGCAGGTTTTAAGCCCCTCTTCTTTAAGGGCTTTTACAACATTTAACAAATCATCTTTATTTTTAAGTTTTGTTTTTAGCCATGTTTTTTTGTAATCTTCAATATATTCATTTTCATAATTTTTTAAAATATCTTTAAGTTTCTCCATTGCCATCCCTTAAAATTTCATTTGTTTCCAGAGACCGCCCTGACTTGACGCACTCGGCTCGCCTCTTTTTATTTTTTCTTTAAGTTCTTCAAGTCCGGCAATAATTGCTTCCGGTTTTGGAGGACAGCCCGCCACAAACACATCTGCAGGCAGAATTTCGGTCATATTTTTAATTACCGATGGAGAATCATTATAAGGACCCCCGTCAAACGCACATGCACCGATTGCCACAACATATCTGGGCTCCGGCATCTGCTCGTATGTTCTAAGAAGAGCCGGAAGAATTTTTTTGCTTACAAGCCCTGTAATAAAAATAATATCGGCCTGTCTCGGAGTCGGCGTCATTATATATCCGTATCTTTCCCAGTCATATCTCGGCCCCATGGATGCCAACATTTCAAGAGAGCAGCAGCCGCTACAAAAATGGACAATCCAAGGAGATTTACTCCTTGCATAATTAAAGAAATCAAGCACTTTTAGCATTTCTATACTCCTTCATACTGATAGTAATAGCCGCAAACAGCAATACACCAAATATCATGGCCCAATTTAAGGCATTTTTATTATCTGCAAAAACAAACAAAGAAAAGAAAAGTCCAGCCATATCAAAAACAATAAATGCAATCGCAAAAATAAAATAATTGAAATTGGCTTTGTTTGGAACTTCACTGCTTGGCGGAAGTCCGCATTCAAAATGATCGTTTTTAATTTCACCAGGATTGTAAGGTGCCACTATTATACCCAAGAGATACAATAAAACTACCCCTGTAATCAGACCTGCGGCTATTGCCAAAATCAAACCCATTTTATCTCCTTTTTAATTTCAGTATAACAAAATTATAAAATATTTTTTCTCAGTTTAATAATTATAAGAAAAAATTATGAAAAAACAAATCTTTACAAAAATTTTACAGGTTTTATGTTACATTAAGTAATAAATATATATTCACTTATGTAAAAAACCTATCTCTTTTTCATTGTCGAACGCATTTATTTTTTCTTTTCTAATCTCCTCTATAAAATCTTGAGTTTTAAACATAGAATTTTTTCTCATAGCAACTTTTAGGGCGGTATTTTTTATTATAACCTCAATTTGAGCTCCGGTAAGTTCAAATGATGAGAGTTTCTTAATATCAAAATTTTCTTCATATTTAGCATTTTTAGGAAGCTTAAGTTCCCATAATTTCAATCTTTCTTTGAAAGACGGTTTTTTAAATTCTATTTTTAAATCAAATCTTCTTGAAAATGCTTTATCAAATGATTCAAGCAGATTGGTTGTGGCAATTAAAATTCCTTCGAATTTTTCGATTCTTTCTAAAAATATATTTTGCATCTGATTGTGCATTTTATCGGCACTGCTGAAGGTTGCGGCTGTTCTTGTACTCAAAAACTGGTCGGCCTCGTTCAATAAAAGCACAGGTTTTGTTTTTAGTTTTTCCGCCACCATATTATATTCGTCAAAAAGTTTCCTTACATTTTTTTCACTCTCACCCACATACATGGAAAGTATTTTAGAGCAGTCAAGGCTTAGAAGAGGCTTATTAAACTCTTTTGCCAAAGCCAAAGCCGTAACTGTTTTGCCGGTTCCCGGATGTCCGTAAAAAATTATTTTAGCCTCTATGCCGTTTGAGCTTTTTACTCCCCATCTTTTTAATTTATTTATTACTTTTTTATCCGTCTGTTTTAACAAAGTATTCAGACTCTCTTTTGTTTTCTCATCCAAAACAATATCTTTTAATGAATATTCTGGTTCAATAAAATCAAAAAGCGTTTCTTTTACAATATGTTCAATTTTATGTTTTGTTCTTGGATGTATCAAATCTTTGAGTATTTCATCATTTATAAAAAATATTTTTGTAAAACCCCCAAAAGCGCCTATCAGTTCGTCATAATCCACAATTTCCTCGCTGACAAGCTTTGAGTTCTCATCCAGCAAACTTCTGTTTTTTATTCTTTCTATCTCATCACTGCTGACAAGATTTAATAAAAAATTCATTTCCCTTGCATTTTCATTCGAATTGGTATACTCTTCTTTTAAAAGAGCTAAAAATATTATTTCCTCTTTTTCATTTAATTCATACTCTTTTATAAAATTAATTACCGGCAGATCAATTTTTGTTTTTTTAACTTTTTCTTTTATTGTATTTTCAATAAGTTTTAATTTGCTTTGAAGCCTTTTTATGCTTGAGCTTGTTTTGGAAAAAGAATTTTTTATATTTGCAAGCTGTTCGTATATTTCTATTCTTAAAAACTCATCATGCAAAAATTCCAGATGGTCGTTATATGGTTTATTTTCAGGCACCACAAGTTCGAGCGAACCCTGCTCTATTAACCTTAAAAAAGCAATGGAAAGAGAAATACTGGAATTAAAAAGCTCCAGATTGGTCATATCATTTATTTTAAACTGTCCCACTGAGCTTATTACAACCCATCCCTCCTCTATCAGATTTTTTATTACGTCTATATTTTCAAGGGCTTTAAATTTATCTTTTCCAAATATCGAAAATAAAATTTCCTTTACGCTGACATCCTCTTTTGAATCCAGATAAAATTCAAGCATAATCCTTAGTATTTCAGTTTCTTCTTTTTTTAAATTTAAAACTTTGTAAACAGTGCTGTTTTGGGGATTTTTTAAAAAAGATATTATATTATTTACCAAATCCTCTCCTTAATTTTATTATAATTATATCAAAAAGGCGCTAAATGCAGTTTTTATATTATCCAAAGCCCGAAAACAGAATAATCTTAAAAGGGGAAGAATACAAATATATTTTTAAAGTAAGAAGA
It encodes the following:
- a CDS encoding NADH-quinone oxidoreductase subunit A, yielding MGLILAIAAGLITGVVLLYLLGIIVAPYNPGEIKNDHFECGLPPSSEVPNKANFNYFIFAIAFIVFDMAGLFFSLFVFADNKNALNWAMIFGVLLFAAITISMKEYRNAKSA
- a CDS encoding NADH-quinone oxidoreductase subunit C, translating into MEKLKDILKNYENEYIEDYKKTWLKTKLKNKDDLLNVVKALKEEGLKTCSTVSPTDFIDEDKIEMNYFLEDLKNKRNVWLKVDLPRELEKCEIDSITPLFPSADWHELEAYSTFGVKFKNHPNLRYFLISQDFYGKFPFRKDFDWVSHEKNLIENINIITKDFFDDFDENEQKIGHESAHTILNWGPTHPASGPIRLKVTTNGEIIEKIDPDIGYVWRALENLVERKDFIGAITAVERICFMDNPNPMICYSQAVEEIAGKEITPFAKFMRVILGETGRIASHLLSVGGFFGTMGLQTFLMWTLDIREFFLDVLEDYSGARIATASVEPGGVRFPLSDYKTWFGEIEKAIKKWENVKPDIEDIFMKNPLMTTRAKNLGMFTKDDVETYYLAGPIARASGYKTDVRIDEPYAAYGELEIDYVTCENGDARDRLFIIYKEINQAIDLIKQAMKKIEAGIEAGEMDPMKDHLVRIPKRLPKGEAVARVEWARGEMLMHLVTGEKATSPYRLKLKAPSVNHTMVLDTLIRGKTLSDIPLLYGSMHICQGDLDR
- a CDS encoding NADH-quinone oxidoreductase subunit B, with protein sequence MLKVLDFFNYARSKSPWIVHFCSGCCSLEMLASMGPRYDWERYGYIMTPTPRQADIIFITGLVSKKILPALLRTYEQMPEPRYVVAIGACAFDGGPYNDSPSVIKNMTEILPADVFVAGCPPKPEAIIAGLEELKEKIKRGEPSASSQGGLWKQMKF
- a CDS encoding ATP-binding protein codes for the protein MVNNIISFLKNPQNSTVYKVLNLKKEETEILRIMLEFYLDSKEDVSVKEILFSIFGKDKFKALENIDVIKNLIEEGWVVISSVGQFKINDMTNLELFNSSISLSIAFLRLIEQGSLELVVPENKPYNDHLEFLHDEFLRIEIYEQLANIKNSFSKTSSSIKRLQSKLKLIENTIKEKVKKTKIDLPVINFIKEYELNEKEEIIFLALLKEEYTNSNENAREMNFLLNLVSSDEIERIKNRSLLDENSKLVSEEIVDYDELIGAFGGFTKIFFINDEILKDLIHPRTKHKIEHIVKETLFDFIEPEYSLKDIVLDEKTKESLNTLLKQTDKKVINKLKRWGVKSSNGIEAKIIFYGHPGTGKTVTALALAKEFNKPLLSLDCSKILSMYVGESEKNVRKLFDEYNMVAEKLKTKPVLLLNEADQFLSTRTAATFSSADKMHNQMQNIFLERIEKFEGILIATTNLLESFDKAFSRRFDLKIEFKKPSFKERLKLWELKLPKNAKYEENFDIKKLSSFELTGAQIEVIIKNTALKVAMRKNSMFKTQDFIEEIRKEKINAFDNEKEIGFLHK